The region GGGCTCCGGGCGCGACGAAAATTATCAGACAGGATATTCGTAAACATCGCCCAGCGAAAACCGGGCAAGCCCGCCAGCTTCGCCGCAACGAAACCGAAGAGGAATACCACCTCTGGAGCGACCTGCGCGCCCGCCGCCTGAACGGCGACAAATTTGCAAGGCAGGTTCCGCTCGGCCCGTTTATCGTCGACTTCCTCTGTCGCGAAGAGCGACTGATTGTTGAGGTCGATGGTTTCCAGCATGCCGAGAGCGTCACCGATCAACGCCGAACCAAATGGCTCAATGCCAACGGCTATTCGGTCTTGCGCTTCTGGAATCAGGAAATTTCACGCGAACGACGCTCGGTTCTTGAAACGATCCTGGCTGCATTGCTGGGCCGCCTCGAATTCAGCTCCGAATTGCCGAGCTTTTATTCGCCTGCCGAACAACGATAAAGAATAGGGAACGATCATGACCACAGTCATCAAGAACGGCACCATCGTCACCGCCGACCTCACCTACAAGGCTGACGTCAAGATCGACGGCGGCAAGATCGTCGAGATCGGCCCTGACCTCTCGGGCGACGAGACGCTCGACGCCTCCGGCTGTTATGTCATGCCGGGTGGCATCGACCCGCACACCCATCTCGAAATGCCCTTCATGGGCACCTATTCCTCCGACGATTTCGAGAGCGGCACGCGTGCGGCCCTTTCCGGCGGCACCACCATGGTGGTCGATTTCGCCCTTCCCGCCCCGGGCCAGTCGCTGCTGGAAGCGTTGACCATGTGGGACAACAAATCCACCCGCGCCAATTGCGACTATTCCTTCCATATGGCGGTCACCTGGTGGAGCGAGCAGGTCTTCAAGGAGATGGAGACCATCGTTCGCGACAAGGGCATCAACACCTTCAAGCACTTCATGGCCTACAAGGGCGCGCTGATGGTCGACGACGACGAGATGTTCGCCTCTTTCCAGCGCTGCGCCGAACTCGGCGCCCTGCCGCTGGTGCACGCCGAAAACGGCGACGTCGTCGCCTCGATGTCAGCAAAGCTGCTGGCCGAGGGCAATAACGGCCCGGAAGCACATGCCTATTCCCGCCCGGCCGAAGTCGAGGGCGAGGCCACCAACCGCGCCATCATGATCGCCGACATGGCCGGCTGCCCGGTCTATATCGTCCATACCTCCTGCGAGCAGGCGCACGAAGCGATCC is a window of Rhizobium sp. N324 DNA encoding:
- the hydA gene encoding dihydropyrimidinase, with protein sequence MTTVIKNGTIVTADLTYKADVKIDGGKIVEIGPDLSGDETLDASGCYVMPGGIDPHTHLEMPFMGTYSSDDFESGTRAALSGGTTMVVDFALPAPGQSLLEALTMWDNKSTRANCDYSFHMAVTWWSEQVFKEMETIVRDKGINTFKHFMAYKGALMVDDDEMFASFQRCAELGALPLVHAENGDVVASMSAKLLAEGNNGPEAHAYSRPAEVEGEATNRAIMIADMAGCPVYIVHTSCEQAHEAIRRARAKGMRVYGEPLIQHLTLDESEYSNPDWDHAARRVMSPPFRNKQHQDSLWAGLASGSLQVVATDHCAFTTAQKRFGVGDFTKIPNGTGGLEDRMPMLWTRGVNTGRLTMNEFVAVTSTNIAKILNIYPKKGAILVGADADIVVWDPKRSKTISSKSQQSAIDYNVFEGKEVTGLPRYTLTRGVVAIEESTIKTQEGHGEFVRREPVTAVSKALSTWKEITSPRKVERSGIPATGV
- a CDS encoding endonuclease domain-containing protein, which produces MSNVAPGAPSSDPSGNLLPAGEKGVANVAASPFSPRGEGPRRADEGAPGATKIIRQDIRKHRPAKTGQARQLRRNETEEEYHLWSDLRARRLNGDKFARQVPLGPFIVDFLCREERLIVEVDGFQHAESVTDQRRTKWLNANGYSVLRFWNQEISRERRSVLETILAALLGRLEFSSELPSFYSPAEQR